A part of Acidimicrobiales bacterium genomic DNA contains:
- a CDS encoding ABC transporter substrate-binding protein produces the protein MRHGRSPARRLLGVALVACTLSAACGDDGTSSSGGDGNGGDDGDSSAAAVDLPGKSGLVGITDDGGEPTEGGTLDMAVWFQASSLDPADGNISGVANGTALVALYDVLMRWDAETDTFEPQLAESLESNDDSTEWTLKLRPDVTFSDGTPLDSEAVVYSINRANERQSPAAVGLIARIESMETPDDLTVVFTTREPWVRFPFVLTNSLGLVVSPTAAEAAGDDFATNPVGAGPFTLERFSDGEELVLTARDDYWGGRPPLDEVRFVPVLSGDADRLAGMTSGDFDAGFIRNAGVIGDALDEGYGGYVEVQNFGELLLMNSRDGRPTADPRVREAVALAVDTDDLNERVNDGLGIWSKAMFPSSSIWDTSSLAVDGAASTAEATELLDAAKADGYDGAISILCDAAADRQVASITLEAQLEAVGFDVTIDEKASIGDVVPLVQTDHAYDLACWGNNTVDAAPLQELDVFFNGPSGYAENYGDRDAVQAELDGLEVATDADAEKAAIDAIQEIWTESMPALPLAAVRELVAWTDDVHGIVPTSATMVILSDAWLAE, from the coding sequence ATGCGACACGGTCGTAGTCCGGCGCGCCGCCTTCTCGGCGTCGCGCTGGTCGCGTGCACGTTGTCCGCCGCCTGCGGCGACGACGGCACGTCGTCGTCCGGCGGGGACGGCAACGGAGGCGACGACGGGGACAGCAGCGCCGCCGCGGTCGACCTGCCCGGCAAGAGCGGGCTGGTCGGCATCACCGACGACGGCGGCGAGCCCACGGAGGGCGGCACGCTCGACATGGCCGTGTGGTTCCAGGCGTCGTCGCTCGACCCGGCCGACGGCAACATCTCGGGCGTCGCCAACGGCACCGCCCTGGTCGCCCTGTACGACGTGCTCATGCGCTGGGACGCCGAGACCGACACCTTCGAGCCCCAGCTGGCCGAGTCGCTGGAGAGCAACGACGACAGCACCGAGTGGACCCTGAAGCTGCGGCCCGACGTGACCTTCAGCGACGGCACGCCGCTCGATTCGGAAGCCGTCGTCTACAGCATCAACCGGGCCAACGAGCGCCAGTCGCCCGCCGCGGTGGGCCTGATCGCCCGCATCGAGTCGATGGAGACGCCCGACGACCTCACGGTGGTCTTCACCACCCGCGAGCCGTGGGTGCGGTTCCCGTTCGTGCTCACCAACTCGCTCGGGCTGGTGGTGTCCCCGACGGCCGCCGAGGCCGCGGGCGACGACTTCGCCACCAACCCCGTCGGCGCCGGGCCCTTCACGCTGGAGCGGTTCAGTGACGGCGAGGAGCTGGTGCTGACGGCCCGCGACGACTACTGGGGCGGCAGGCCGCCGCTCGACGAGGTGCGCTTCGTGCCCGTGCTCAGCGGCGACGCCGACCGGCTGGCCGGCATGACGTCGGGCGACTTCGACGCCGGCTTCATCCGCAACGCCGGCGTGATCGGCGACGCCCTCGACGAGGGCTACGGCGGCTACGTCGAGGTGCAGAACTTCGGCGAGCTGCTGCTGATGAACTCCCGGGACGGACGACCGACCGCCGACCCCCGGGTGCGCGAGGCGGTCGCTCTGGCCGTCGACACCGACGACCTCAACGAGCGGGTGAACGACGGCCTGGGCATCTGGAGCAAGGCGATGTTCCCCTCGTCGTCGATCTGGGACACGTCGTCGCTGGCGGTCGACGGGGCCGCGAGCACCGCCGAGGCCACCGAGCTGCTGGACGCGGCCAAGGCCGACGGCTACGACGGCGCCATCAGCATCCTCTGCGACGCCGCTGCCGACCGGCAGGTCGCCTCGATCACGCTGGAGGCCCAGCTCGAGGCCGTGGGCTTCGACGTGACCATCGACGAGAAGGCGTCGATCGGCGACGTCGTCCCGCTGGTGCAGACCGACCACGCCTACGACCTGGCGTGCTGGGGCAACAACACCGTCGACGCGGCGCCGCTGCAGGAGCTCGACGTCTTCTTCAACGGCCCCTCCGGCTACGCCGAGAACTACGGCGACCGGGATGCCGTGCAGGCGGAGCTCGACGGCCTGGAGGTCGCCACCGACGCCGACGCCGAGAAGGCGGCCATCGACGCCATCCAGGAGATCTGGAC